Proteins encoded in a region of the Salmo trutta chromosome 34, fSalTru1.1, whole genome shotgun sequence genome:
- the LOC115173609 gene encoding proteasome subunit beta type-4 has product MDPSGLKLNFWENGPKPGQFYSFPGSSLAPGCGPIKHTLNPMVTGTSVLGVKFTGGVIIAADMLGSYGSLARFRNISRLMKVNDTTILGASGDYADYQYMKQIIEQMVIDEELLGDGHSYSPKAIHSWLTRVMYNRRSKMNPLWNTVVVGGFYNGESFLGYVDKLGVAYEAPTVATGFGAYLAQPLMREVVENKVEITKDEARALIDRCLKVLYYRDARSYNRHEIAIVTEEGVEIVGPLSCETNWEIANMVSGFE; this is encoded by the exons ATGGATCCAAGCGGTTTGAAGCTCAATTTCTGGGAGAATGGACCAAAACCCGGACAATTTTATTCGTTTCCTGGCAGCAGTTTAGCCCCAGGATGCGGACCTatcaaacacactct AAACCCCATGGTGACGGGAACATCAGTGCTGGGAGTGAAGTTTACAGGTGGAGTCATCATCGCAGCTGACATGCTGGGCTCCTATGGTTCCCTGGCACGGTTCCGTAACATCTCTCGTCTCATGAAGGTGAATGACACCACCATCCTGGGCGCTTCCGGCGACTACGCAGACTACCAGTACATGAAGCAGATAATCGAACAGATGGT GATCGACGAGGAGCTCCTGGGGGACGGTCACAGCTACAGCCCCAAAGCCATTCACTCCTGGTTGACACGGGTAATGTACAACCGCCGCAGCAAGATGAACCCACTGTGGAACACTGTGGTCGTTGGTGGATTCTACAATGGCGAGAG CTTCCTGGGCTACGTGGACAAGCTGGGTGTGGCCTATGAGGCACCTACAGTGGCGACAGGGTTTGGTGCTTACCTGGCCCAG CCCCTGATGAGGGAGGTGGTGGAGAACAAGGTGGAGATCACTAAGGATGAGGCGCGGGCGCTGATTGACCGCTGCCTTAAAGTGCTGTACTATCGCGATGCTCGCTCTTACAACAGG CATGAGATTGCCATTGTGACAGAAGAAGGTGTGGAGATTGTTGGCCCCTTGTCCTGTGAGACCAACTGGGAAATTGCCAACATGGTCAG TGGGTTTGAATGA